One window from the genome of Nicotiana tomentosiformis chromosome 5, ASM39032v3, whole genome shotgun sequence encodes:
- the LOC138892680 gene encoding uncharacterized protein encodes MRLGRKGKLSSRYVGPYRIIQKIIEVAYMLELSLEMSLVHPVFHVSMLNKVVGDPSLIVPVEIIELNEELTYEQIPVFILDRQVHKLRNKEITSVKVLWRNHQVEEATREAKEEMKKKYPHLFE; translated from the coding sequence atgcggttaggtaggaaagggaaattgagttcgaggtatgtcggaccgtacagaatcattcagaagATTATTGAGGTGGCTTACATGCTAGAACTATCTCTAGAGATGtccttagtgcacccggtgtttcatgtatccatgttgaataaggtggttggagatccgtcgcttattgttccTGTTGAGATTATTGAGTTGAATGAAGAATTAACTTATGAACAAATTCCAGTtttcattcttgataggcaagtccataagttgagaaataaagaaattacctccgtTAAAGTGTTATGGCGGAACCatcaggttgaagaggccacccgggaggccaaggaagaaatgaagaagaagtaccctcatttgtttgaatag